A region of Ovis canadensis isolate MfBH-ARS-UI-01 breed Bighorn chromosome 19, ARS-UI_OviCan_v2, whole genome shotgun sequence DNA encodes the following proteins:
- the VGLL4 gene encoding transcription cofactor vestigial-like protein 4 isoform X5, producing the protein MSRTFAPHLNKTANGDCRKDPRERSRSPIERAVAPTMSLHGGPLYASLPSLSMEQPLALTKNSLDAGRPAGLSPTLAPVERQQNRPSVITCASASARNCNLSHCPVAHSGCAAGPASYRRTPSSTCDPVVEEHFRRSLGKNYKEPEPAPNSVSITGSVDDHFAKALGDTWLQIKAAKDGASSSPESASRRGQPASPSAHMVSHGHSPSVVS; encoded by the exons GAACAAGACGGCCAACGGGGACTGCCGGAAAGACCCCCGGGAGCGGAGCCGCAGCCCCATCGAGCGGGCTGTGGCCCCCACCATGAGCCTGCACGGTGGCCCCCTGTACGCGTCCCTGCCCAGCCTGAGCATGGAGCAGCCCCTCGCACTGACCAAGAACAGCCTGGACGCTGGCAGGCCGGCCGGCCTCTCGCCCACCCTGGCCCCGGTGGAGCGGCAGCAG AACCGGCCCTCGGTGATCACATGCGCCTCCGCCAGCGCCCGCAACTGCAACCTCTCGCACTGCCCGGTGGCGCACAGCGGCTGCGCGGCCGGCCCGGCCAGCTACCGGCGGACCCCGAGCT CCACCTGCGACCCCGTGGTGGAGGAGCACTTCCGCCGGAGCCTGGGCAAGAACTACAAGGAGCCAGAGCCGGCCCCCAACTCCGTGTCCATCACGGGCTCCGTGGACGACCACTTCGCCAAGGCCCTGGGCGACACGTGGCTCCAGATCAAGGCGGCCAAGGACGGCGCGTCCAGCAGCCCCGAGTCAGCCTCGCGCCGGGGCCAGCCCGCCAGCCCCTCGGCCCACATGGTCAGCCACGGCCATTCCCCGTCCGTGGTCTCCTGA
- the VGLL4 gene encoding transcription cofactor vestigial-like protein 4 isoform X6, which translates to MIKVRNKTANGDCRKDPRERSRSPIERAVAPTMSLHGGPLYASLPSLSMEQPLALTKNSLDAGRPAGLSPTLAPVERQQNRPSVITCASASARNCNLSHCPVAHSGCAAGPASYRRTPSSTCDPVVEEHFRRSLGKNYKEPEPAPNSVSITGSVDDHFAKALGDTWLQIKAAKDGASSSPESASRRGQPASPSAHMVSHGHSPSVVS; encoded by the exons GAACAAGACGGCCAACGGGGACTGCCGGAAAGACCCCCGGGAGCGGAGCCGCAGCCCCATCGAGCGGGCTGTGGCCCCCACCATGAGCCTGCACGGTGGCCCCCTGTACGCGTCCCTGCCCAGCCTGAGCATGGAGCAGCCCCTCGCACTGACCAAGAACAGCCTGGACGCTGGCAGGCCGGCCGGCCTCTCGCCCACCCTGGCCCCGGTGGAGCGGCAGCAG AACCGGCCCTCGGTGATCACATGCGCCTCCGCCAGCGCCCGCAACTGCAACCTCTCGCACTGCCCGGTGGCGCACAGCGGCTGCGCGGCCGGCCCGGCCAGCTACCGGCGGACCCCGAGCT CCACCTGCGACCCCGTGGTGGAGGAGCACTTCCGCCGGAGCCTGGGCAAGAACTACAAGGAGCCAGAGCCGGCCCCCAACTCCGTGTCCATCACGGGCTCCGTGGACGACCACTTCGCCAAGGCCCTGGGCGACACGTGGCTCCAGATCAAGGCGGCCAAGGACGGCGCGTCCAGCAGCCCCGAGTCAGCCTCGCGCCGGGGCCAGCCCGCCAGCCCCTCGGCCCACATGGTCAGCCACGGCCATTCCCCGTCCGTGGTCTCCTGA